In Methanobacterium spitsbergense, the following proteins share a genomic window:
- a CDS encoding flippase, which translates to MNAIQRFAKNIGSLFTSQILSYLISLVYTIYLVRYLGVENYGILSFALALVSILGIFADFGLNILTTREISREKSLTNKYLNNVFSLKLLQVSILIVLLVLIVRILDYPSKTVYVIYFMLVFLIFSTFSSFFASIFQAYEKLEYQSIANVLNNILMLIGVLILIYYNYGLVSFTVLYAFVGGLILIYYIFILKNRFELPLPKIRIDWDFWVPTIKTAAQFGLAGVFVTIYIWIDSVMLSFMQGDQAVGLYNAAYRIVLLLIFIPSVINTAIFPVMSRLYESSTDSLKLIVEKYFKYMILIGLPIGVGITLLANHIIILIFGQAFLESAPALQILIWATVFTFANSAFVQLFQSTNRQVLLTKITFIGMIVNIILNLILIPKFSFIAASFNTLITEFLILAMVLIIAQRIGYITHGKKLINDSIKIIISSLIMGLFIWIFNDLNLLLLILMAAVLYLFVLFVLKGIDNEDVEIIKNIRN; encoded by the coding sequence CTTTCGCATTAGCATTAGTCAGTATACTGGGAATATTCGCGGATTTTGGTTTGAATATACTAACAACTCGAGAAATCTCTAGAGAGAAGTCTTTAACCAATAAATATCTTAATAATGTATTTTCATTAAAACTTTTACAAGTTTCAATTTTAATAGTATTATTGGTTTTAATTGTTAGAATATTAGATTATCCTTCAAAAACTGTATATGTAATTTACTTTATGTTGGTATTTTTAATTTTCAGTACATTTTCAAGCTTTTTCGCATCAATATTTCAAGCATACGAAAAACTCGAATATCAGTCAATTGCAAATGTTTTAAACAATATATTGATGTTAATTGGAGTTTTAATTTTAATCTACTATAATTATGGTCTTGTATCATTTACGGTTCTTTATGCTTTTGTAGGAGGATTAATTCTTATTTATTATATTTTTATATTAAAAAATAGGTTTGAACTGCCATTACCGAAAATAAGGATTGATTGGGATTTTTGGGTACCAACAATTAAAACAGCTGCACAATTTGGATTGGCTGGCGTTTTTGTAACAATTTATATTTGGATAGATTCTGTAATGCTTTCTTTTATGCAAGGTGATCAAGCTGTAGGATTGTATAATGCAGCATATCGTATTGTTCTACTGTTAATATTCATTCCAAGTGTAATTAACACTGCAATTTTCCCTGTGATGTCTAGATTGTATGAGTCTTCAACAGATTCATTGAAGTTAATAGTAGAAAAATATTTTAAATATATGATCTTAATTGGGTTACCTATTGGAGTGGGTATTACCCTTTTAGCAAATCACATAATTATTTTAATTTTTGGACAAGCTTTCTTAGAATCTGCACCTGCACTTCAGATACTCATATGGGCCACAGTTTTTACATTTGCAAATTCAGCCTTTGTACAGCTATTCCAATCCACAAATAGACAGGTACTTTTAACTAAAATAACTTTTATTGGGATGATTGTGAATATTATACTTAATTTAATATTAATTCCAAAATTCAGTTTCATTGCAGCGAGTTTCAATACATTAATAACTGAATTCCTAATTTTAGCTATGGTTTTAATCATTGCTCAGAGAATTGGATATATAACCCATGGAAAAAAATTAATAAATGATTCAATTAAAATAATCATTAGTTCACTAATAATGGGATTATTCATATGGATATTCAACGATCTAAACCTATTACTGTTAATATTAATGGCAGCAGTTCTTTATTTATTTGTTTTATTTGTTTTAAAAGGAATAGATAATGAAGATGTGGAGATTATTAAAAATATAAGGAATTAA
- a CDS encoding (Fe-S)-binding protein — protein MMYFRGCVVREKLTNIADATETILKTAGLDYTILENEPCCGSFLMRTGFEDEALKVMEKTLKQLNKNEGEEILVSCAGCYNTLKNDYKELFGVELNVKHTSELLKELISEGKIKVKKTPKKVTYHDPCHLGRHSDIYEEPREIINETSVLVEMDRNRERSRCCGAGAGVKSAFPETALKVASKRIQDAESTNAEIIITSCSFCILNLENALKYTLDNENRGSVSSVLDITELILMGLEHEEV, from the coding sequence ATGATGTATTTTAGAGGATGTGTTGTTAGAGAAAAACTTACTAACATAGCTGATGCCACAGAAACAATATTAAAAACAGCTGGTTTAGATTATACCATACTTGAAAATGAACCATGTTGTGGATCATTTTTAATGAGAACAGGGTTTGAAGATGAAGCATTAAAAGTAATGGAGAAAACTCTTAAACAATTAAATAAAAATGAAGGTGAAGAAATACTTGTATCCTGTGCAGGTTGTTATAATACTTTAAAAAATGATTATAAAGAGTTGTTTGGAGTTGAACTTAATGTTAAACATACATCAGAGCTTTTAAAAGAGCTAATATCAGAGGGTAAAATTAAAGTTAAAAAAACTCCAAAAAAAGTTACATACCATGATCCCTGCCATCTTGGTAGACATTCAGATATATATGAAGAGCCCAGGGAAATTATTAATGAAACCAGTGTTCTAGTTGAAATGGATAGAAATAGGGAGAGATCAAGGTGTTGCGGTGCAGGTGCAGGTGTTAAATCAGCTTTCCCTGAAACTGCATTGAAGGTAGCATCGAAGAGAATTCAGGATGCAGAATCCACAAATGCTGAAATAATTATCACATCATGTTCTTTTTGTATTTTAAACCTAGAAAATGCTCTTAAATATACATTGGATAATGAGAATAGAGGATCTGTTTCAAGTGTATTGGATATAACGGAATTGATTTTAATGGGGCTTGAACATGAAGAAGTCTGA
- a CDS encoding glycosyltransferase: MSITITVGIIARNEGKNIENTLESILNQNFELRSYEIVVVDGDSTDNTREIARKTLEGSDIKYKVINEADFGFYGHCFARNLVIDNSDQNSKYIAFTDADCIVDKKWISTLYHEIKDTDKTIAGAGGPRLVAKTKNKKELVINTLLTSQIASRGNPAFAKRKTKYAKSIANYNAIYKKDILSKFRYDEKLIMSDDNELNFRLRKSGYNFINVTEAMVWHHETSSIMEFARNMFKYGVNITNTVKKHRNIITINVPITITWILYLILMLPFYYVLGSYVFIPLLLYFLFIISVFIEVSLKTKTIYSLMTFILLPLQHISYGLGFIWNLIHKKGPKF, from the coding sequence ATGTCTATAACAATAACAGTTGGAATAATTGCAAGAAACGAGGGAAAAAATATAGAAAATACCCTTGAAAGTATTTTAAACCAAAATTTTGAGTTAAGATCCTATGAAATAGTTGTTGTGGATGGAGATAGTACAGATAACACTCGAGAAATTGCCAGAAAAACATTGGAAGGATCAGATATTAAATATAAAGTTATAAATGAAGCAGATTTTGGTTTTTATGGTCATTGCTTTGCTAGAAATCTAGTTATTGATAATTCTGATCAAAATTCCAAATACATAGCATTTACAGATGCTGACTGTATAGTAGATAAAAAATGGATTTCAACACTTTACCATGAAATAAAAGATACAGATAAAACGATTGCAGGTGCTGGTGGCCCTCGTTTAGTAGCAAAAACCAAAAATAAAAAGGAACTGGTCATTAATACATTATTAACTTCCCAAATCGCATCAAGAGGTAATCCTGCTTTTGCTAAAAGAAAGACTAAGTATGCTAAAAGCATAGCCAACTACAATGCGATATACAAAAAAGATATTTTATCAAAGTTCAGATATGATGAAAAACTCATAATGTCCGATGATAATGAGTTAAATTTTAGATTAAGAAAATCAGGGTATAATTTTATCAATGTTACAGAAGCCATGGTATGGCATCATGAAACCAGTTCAATTATGGAATTTGCACGAAACATGTTCAAATATGGAGTAAATATAACAAATACAGTAAAAAAACACAGAAATATCATCACAATAAATGTTCCAATTACAATTACATGGATATTATACTTAATACTCATGTTACCATTCTATTATGTGTTAGGTTCTTATGTTTTCATTCCATTGTTACTGTACTTCCTTTTTATAATTTCAGTTTTCATTGAGGTGAGCCTTAAAACCAAAACCATCTATTCATTGATGACTTTTATACTGTTACCGTTACAACATATCTCCTATGGATTGGGCTTTATATGGAATTTAATTCACAAAAAAGGCCCTAAATTTTAA